Genomic segment of Peribacillus frigoritolerans:
CAAACAACCTTACATTGTTATGGTTTGCCTACAACTTTCCCAAAAAACAAAAATCTTTCCATGATGGAAAGATCCCAAGGTAAATATCTTTACCTTATCTTCCAAAATGATCAACATTTTGTTGGAGGTAGCACCTTGCATCGATCATGCAGGTTGCTGGACTTCAAAGGGCCAATTCCCTCCGTCGCTCTGGATAAGTTTTATTATTTTAAATATTAACATATATTTAATCCTTGTCAATGGAGTTTTCTTATAAAATAACTTGGTTTAATATTATGGATGAACTGTTATTTTTATACACACTATTCCGATTATGATTTTATGTTCATGTAAATACGAAAATAGACTCGTCTTTTTAGATAAAGCATCCAAAAAAATGAGTCTATTTTCATTAACAAACCTATTATTGGCGCCTGTCATTCTTTGAAAAAATAATTTCTCGAATTCCAGTCCTTTTTATAGAAGGAATTACTCGAATTCATTAATTTCTTAACTGTATCGCTTCTACAAATTCTTGAACTTGACTCTGGACGCGATCAATTAAATGCAAATCATTTATCGGGTTTTCTGAATTCTGTTTATCTATTTCTTTATCAACGAAATAAATCCCCTGCAGCGGCTCGCCTTTTAATATTGAAATTAATGGTTTAAGTGCATAGTCAATCGCCAATAGATGCCTGTTACTTCCGCCAATCATGATTGGCAGTACTGGCTTACCCTTAAAAGCACCTTCTGGCAGCAAATCGATCAAGGCCTTCAATACACCTGTATAAGAAGCCTTATAAACCGGTGAACCAATAATGACACCTCTAGCTGCTTGAATTTTCTCTGAAAGCTTTAAGATATCTTCGCTATTATATTTTCCTTGGAATAAATCATCTGCTGAGAAATCCGTAATTGAGAAATAAGCTGTGGTAAAACCTTCGTTTTCGACTAATGATTGAATATGTTTTAGTGAAATGTCCGTTCTGGACGGAATAGCCGGACTTCCTGATAAAATTACGATATCGGTCATTTAATCTCCCCCTCCAATATTACATGATTTCAAGATAAAATCTTCGTAAGCATTTCGTACAGCATGCATTTATCGTAATAGTCTGAAAAATATAAGTCAAATCTTACACTCTGGTTTAAAAAATTTTCAAGTTTACTCCATCGGATCTTAAGGAAAATAAAACGGTCATATTGAAGGGCTTGAGCATCAAGCCGCAAATATGACCGTTTCATTATGTATGTTTTTGTTTGCCATGAATACCATATACCAAAAGTTGAGCAATGCTCTTAATTCGTTCAGAAGTAAAATATGGCTCCTTTTTCTGCTGATGGATCTCATAATGTGTAGATAATGCCAATGTGAAAGAAATGATCCCTACATTAAATAGGATAATATCAGAGATATACTGTATCTCACCACTATCTATTCTCTTCTGTATTTCAATATGCCTGGCATTCGGCTTGAAAATCTGATCTACATATTGCTTAGAAATATCTTGATCAAATTGTGTTTCCCTGAATAGTATCGAAAACTGTTCTTTATTATCAAGAATTTTATTTATCATGGTGCAAACATGATTCTCCACTAGATCATCCGTAGATAGATGGCTAGTCCCATCTTCAGATTCCTCTTTCTCATCAGGGGTAATGGTAGCCAATAGCAAATCTTTTTTGCTGTCAAAGTATTTGTAAATAGTAGCTTCGGAAACATTGCAAGCAGAGGCAATTTCATTCGTTCTTGTCATGTCAAAACCTTTAGTGGCAAAAAGAGTCCGGGCTACATTTATGATTCGTTCTTTCGTTTGCTGCCCTTTTTTCAAAAATATCAACCTTCTTTTATAATGATAAGACCGGTTTCACCAATCTATTTTCCATGATATCCCGATGGTATCAATCGGTCAATATTACCTTTGATTCATTAGAATTCAATATTCCCATATATCATAAATAGAAAACATCGTCTGATTGGGACGATGTTTTCTTATAGAGAAAATCACTTAAAGGATGCATAGCCATCATCGACCATGACTACACTTCCATTGATCGCATCCGCTTCCTCTAAAGATAATAGATAGACGGCATTTGCAACGGCTTCTGGCTTAATTAATTTACCGCGCATTTGACTTGCATTCAATTTATCGATGATTCCCATATCTTTATAGCCTTGAATGATAGGAGTGTCAACCCCGCCTGGCGCAATGCCCACTACCCGTATGCCATAAGCACCTAATTCCAAAGCAGCTGTCTGTGTCATCATTCTTACAGCTCCTTTAGTCGCCTGATAGGCAAAGGTTCCGTGGGAAGCTAAGTAACCAAACACAGAAGCCGTATTAATAATGACACCCTTGTTACCTAGCTCCTTCATTTTCCGTCCTGCTGCCATGATTCCAAAGGCAACTCCGTGCTGATTCACTCCAATCGTTTTGAAGTAACCCTCCATATCTTGATCGAGGATCATACCGCCTGCACCGATGCCGGCATTATTAAACATGATATCGATCCTTCCGAATGTTTCCACTGCTTTATTGATTAAGGATTCAACATCTTCCTGCTTAGAAACATCCGTTTTTACAAAAATGGCCTCTCCGCCATACGCTGTAATCTGTTCAACGGTTTCCTGTCCCATTCCTTCATTAAAATCCGCAACAACGACCTTGTCCCCTTTTGCTGCAAATTTCAAGCATGTGGCCCGGCCAATACCGCTTGCTCCTCCTGTAATAACTGCAACTCTTGCTGTCATGTACATTCCCCTTTCAACACTAAAAATATAGTAAGTGTTTACTTACTTTTTTTTATTATAAAAGTAAGGAATATTTAATTCAAGCAATATGTATTTATATAGGGTTTTGAGCTTTCATAAGTAAAGCTGTCCTATTACTAGGACAGCTTCATTTTTTTAACAGGTTTTCAATTCGGCCTTACTTATGGATGTCTTCACCATTTCAATGAAAAGCTGCATAAAACGATCATCACCTGTTAATTCTGGATGAAACGCACTAACGAGGACATGGTCTTGTCTCGCAGCCACTACATTCTCTTCATAAACAGCCAATACTTCTACACCTTCTCCAATTCCATCAGCAAATGGCGCCCGGATGAAAACTGCCTTATAAGGGGTTTCCATTCCTTTGATTGATAGTTCAGCCTCGAAACTATCCTTTTGACGTCCAAATCCGTTCCTTTTCACGGAAATGTCCATTAGTCCAAGATAGGCCTTCTCATCGCCAGTCAATTCATTGGCCGCTAATACCATCCCTGCACATGTACCGAAAATTGGTTTTTTATCTTCGAAGAAAGTTTTGACCGGTTCCATAAATCCATAGCGATCCATTAGTTTCCTCATCGTCGTGCTTTCTCCGCCTGGAATGATCAAGCCATCGATTTCTAGCAACTGCTCCGGCTTTTTTACTATAACTGCTTGTTCGCCGGCAGCTTTGATTTGATTCAAGTGTTCTTCAACTGCTCCCTGTAAACCCAAAACACCGATAGTTATCATATTACCATCCACGTTCCTGCATCCGTTCTGCCGGAGCTAGTTTGGAAATATCAATTCCTTTCATTGCACTGCCTAACTCTTTGGACAACTTGCCAATCAATTCATAATCAGTGAAATATGTAGTCGCTTGAACGATTGCCGATGCGAATTTTTCTGGAGTTTCAGATTTAAAAATACCAGATCCAACGAAAACGCCATCTGCTCCCAATTCCATCATCAATGCTGCATCTGCTGGAGTCGCAATTCCACCGGCTGCAAAATTAACTACAGGCAATTTACCTGTGCGTTTGATTTCTCTTA
This window contains:
- the pdxT gene encoding pyridoxal 5'-phosphate synthase glutaminase subunit PdxT yields the protein MITIGVLGLQGAVEEHLNQIKAAGEQAVIVKKPEQLLEIDGLIIPGGESTTMRKLMDRYGFMEPVKTFFEDKKPIFGTCAGMVLAANELTGDEKAYLGLMDISVKRNGFGRQKDSFEAELSIKGMETPYKAVFIRAPFADGIGEGVEVLAVYEENVVAARQDHVLVSAFHPELTGDDRFMQLFIEMVKTSISKAELKTC
- a CDS encoding TetR/AcrR family transcriptional regulator, producing the protein MKKGQQTKERIINVARTLFATKGFDMTRTNEIASACNVSEATIYKYFDSKKDLLLATITPDEKEESEDGTSHLSTDDLVENHVCTMINKILDNKEQFSILFRETQFDQDISKQYVDQIFKPNARHIEIQKRIDSGEIQYISDIILFNVGIISFTLALSTHYEIHQQKKEPYFTSERIKSIAQLLVYGIHGKQKHT
- the ssuE gene encoding NADPH-dependent FMN reductase — encoded protein: MTDIVILSGSPAIPSRTDISLKHIQSLVENEGFTTAYFSITDFSADDLFQGKYNSEDILKLSEKIQAARGVIIGSPVYKASYTGVLKALIDLLPEGAFKGKPVLPIMIGGSNRHLLAIDYALKPLISILKGEPLQGIYFVDKEIDKQNSENPINDLHLIDRVQSQVQEFVEAIQLRN
- a CDS encoding SDR family NAD(P)-dependent oxidoreductase — translated: MTARVAVITGGASGIGRATCLKFAAKGDKVVVADFNEGMGQETVEQITAYGGEAIFVKTDVSKQEDVESLINKAVETFGRIDIMFNNAGIGAGGMILDQDMEGYFKTIGVNQHGVAFGIMAAGRKMKELGNKGVIINTASVFGYLASHGTFAYQATKGAVRMMTQTAALELGAYGIRVVGIAPGGVDTPIIQGYKDMGIIDKLNASQMRGKLIKPEAVANAVYLLSLEEADAINGSVVMVDDGYASFK